The following are encoded together in the Planctomycetota bacterium genome:
- a CDS encoding DNA cytosine methyltransferase, producing MIGEAQDLIIDLFAGGGGTSEGIRAALGRDPDLAVNHDAEAIALHKANHPGTMHLCEDIRKVDIGDALANFPGRRVGILWASPDCKHHSKAAGGRPKDKNIRGLAWEVLRWAAAINRSTGHVPRMIALENVEEFREWCPLHRYGDKAGKVQKSRKGETFHAWTANLRSLGFTRIEWRELVAADYGVPTTRKRLFLVAMSEDYSAAWPEPTHAPRAKVEACGLGLDGSRLKPHRSAASIIDWSLPIPSIFGRRKELKPKTLARIAKGICRYVIKSPRPFIVSPAHSTTTGRAPNVWSVDEPLRTVTSSNDKCLASAFLKPRYGERAGQEPRALDIEAPAPTTVPSGNGGDLVGVFLGRQFGTTVSGCDIEEPHPTVMSDGGGGKSQVVAAYMSQHNFDCVGREMDQPLTTVMSGGAHQKIVAPIIDKYFGTGVAANPSDPLDTVTTKDRFGLGAAYMEQAAAKGSIGRSLEDPVSTIMGKGCQQRLIELQLGRIEAEEGPKRRAVLELLWAHFGEPTEDEWQDPLATERGRLRFGLVLAAGSVFRIVDIGMRMLVPRELYSAQGFRDDYLIEIQFNGKALTKTAQTRMAGNSVCPKLAAVVLGAFMPPSMRLQVAA from the coding sequence ATGATTGGCGAGGCGCAGGACCTCATCATCGACCTCTTCGCCGGTGGCGGCGGCACCAGCGAGGGCATCCGCGCCGCGCTGGGTCGAGATCCCGACCTCGCCGTCAACCACGACGCCGAGGCGATCGCGCTGCACAAGGCCAATCACCCAGGAACCATGCACCTGTGCGAGGACATCCGCAAGGTGGACATCGGCGATGCGCTGGCGAACTTCCCGGGCCGGAGAGTCGGGATCCTGTGGGCGTCGCCGGACTGCAAGCACCACTCCAAGGCAGCCGGAGGCCGCCCGAAGGACAAGAACATCCGCGGCCTCGCGTGGGAGGTGCTCCGATGGGCGGCGGCGATCAATCGCTCAACAGGCCACGTCCCGCGGATGATCGCATTGGAGAATGTCGAAGAATTCCGGGAATGGTGCCCGCTGCACCGCTACGGCGACAAGGCTGGCAAGGTGCAGAAGAGCCGCAAGGGCGAGACCTTCCACGCCTGGACCGCCAACCTGCGATCGCTTGGTTTTACTCGCATCGAATGGCGCGAGCTCGTCGCCGCCGACTACGGCGTTCCAACGACACGCAAGCGACTCTTCTTGGTGGCGATGAGCGAGGACTACTCGGCGGCGTGGCCGGAGCCGACGCATGCGCCACGCGCGAAGGTGGAGGCTTGCGGCCTGGGTCTCGACGGATCCCGGCTCAAGCCCCACCGCTCGGCGGCTTCGATCATCGACTGGAGCCTGCCGATTCCGTCGATCTTCGGTCGACGCAAGGAGCTCAAGCCCAAGACGCTGGCCCGGATCGCCAAAGGAATCTGCCGCTACGTGATCAAGAGCCCGCGGCCGTTCATCGTTTCGCCGGCGCACAGCACCACGACCGGCCGCGCTCCAAATGTGTGGTCGGTCGACGAACCGCTGCGCACGGTCACCAGCTCCAACGACAAATGCTTGGCTTCGGCGTTCTTGAAGCCGCGCTATGGCGAGCGCGCTGGCCAGGAGCCGCGGGCACTGGACATCGAGGCGCCGGCCCCTACCACTGTGCCAAGCGGAAACGGCGGCGACCTAGTCGGCGTGTTCCTCGGGCGCCAGTTCGGAACCACGGTCAGCGGATGCGACATCGAAGAGCCTCACCCCACGGTCATGAGCGACGGTGGAGGCGGAAAATCGCAAGTGGTCGCGGCCTACATGTCGCAGCACAATTTCGATTGCGTTGGCCGCGAGATGGATCAGCCACTCACCACGGTCATGAGCGGAGGCGCTCACCAGAAGATCGTGGCCCCGATCATCGACAAGTATTTCGGCACCGGAGTCGCCGCAAACCCTTCCGATCCATTGGACACGGTCACCACAAAGGATCGCTTTGGCCTGGGTGCCGCCTACATGGAGCAGGCCGCGGCGAAAGGCAGCATCGGACGGTCGCTCGAGGATCCGGTCTCGACCATCATGGGCAAGGGCTGCCAGCAGCGGCTCATCGAACTGCAGCTCGGCCGCATCGAGGCCGAGGAAGGCCCGAAGCGCCGCGCCGTGCTCGAGCTCCTGTGGGCCCACTTCGGCGAACCAACCGAGGACGAGTGGCAAGATCCGCTCGCCACCGAGCGCGGGCGCCTTCGGTTCGGGCTGGTCCTGGCTGCCGGATCCGTCTTCCGGATCGTCGACATCGGCATGCGGATGCTCGTCCCGCGCGAGCTCTACAGCGCCCAGGGCTTCCGCGATGACTACCTGATCGAGATCCAATTCAACGGGAAAGCGCTCACCAAGACCGCGCAGACACGCATGGCCGGCAACAGCGTCTGTCCGAAGCTCGCGGCGGTGGTGCTGGGCGCGTTCATGCCGCCGTCGATGCGATTGCAGGTGGCCGCATGA
- a CDS encoding serine/threonine-protein kinase, whose protein sequence is MPPQTIGSFQILRELGRGGMGEVYLAMDSRLDRQVAMKSLPAHLSSDLDRLARFQREAKVLASLNHPGIGAIYGLEEIGGHRYLILEFIEGETLADQLKRGAIPVDESLAIARQIAEALEAAHEKGIVHRDLKPANVMITPDGVVKVLDFGLARTEDGPVSSTSAQGFADSPTLTRPQHSPTIPGVILGTAGYMSPEQARGKSVDKRSDIFSFGCVVYEMLTGIGPFAGETVTDSLGAILHREPSWPLLPPGTPPLVQMLLRRCLTKDRKQRLHDIGDARIDLDASIADPTGTSLHLSGAGLGAAAGRPSSALRWLLWTLAAAVLLLGSGLGLILSRGESSSPTRPIVRFDIEPPPGYTLAAFGEGMASLCISPAGDKIVFQAESEGTSKLFLRTLGSAESTPLPGTEEAILPFFSPDGRWLGFFVQKQLMKLPIAGGPPLAICESSLGSTAWLDDGSIVIGNFDGVWRVSSDGGKPALLSAAGPSERTSDGSASVLGYNRVVAVPGASYVLASVWDGDTLQSYSVVAVSLQDGAKRQIIKNATDARFIAPNHIVFLRESTLIAVAFDPVQCVVTGEEVQVVDAVRTSRWADAAVWAASSSNGSTMAYVAGGRSGPGRRLVRVDAAGKSTPLMDNADSIVGGLSVSPDGQNVAVVTLRQRVELWSCNLERRSLTLVNKIGESWSPVWTPDSAAMIFMQSIPGQRAEVVKKPVAGGVGGSAAASLGISSEEIFPSCMTPDGSTLLLSQRGTTKDPVIKNFQFQLNQSEPKPMEPIPGAHDGEHSFHLSPDGKLLAFVSGESGRSEIFLRTFGGNGPRLQITTAGGSEPRWSRDGKRIFFIDPREVMHAVDIDTTDGLRSSPPVRLFDLARIATTGLWGVYDALPDGSFVMVEPAAWETQPAKIRVVLNWSEVLHQSALSKAIP, encoded by the coding sequence CGCAAACCATCGGCTCCTTCCAGATTCTGCGTGAGCTCGGCCGCGGCGGCATGGGCGAGGTCTATCTTGCGATGGACTCGCGCCTTGACCGCCAGGTGGCGATGAAGTCGCTGCCGGCTCATTTGTCCTCCGACCTCGACCGCCTTGCCCGCTTCCAGCGCGAGGCCAAAGTGCTCGCCTCGCTCAACCATCCGGGCATCGGCGCCATCTACGGGCTCGAGGAAATCGGGGGCCATCGATATTTGATCCTGGAGTTCATCGAAGGCGAGACGCTGGCCGACCAGCTCAAGCGCGGCGCGATTCCAGTCGATGAGTCCCTGGCCATCGCCAGGCAGATCGCCGAAGCTCTTGAGGCCGCGCATGAAAAGGGAATCGTCCACCGCGATCTGAAGCCCGCCAATGTGATGATCACCCCCGACGGCGTGGTGAAAGTGCTGGACTTCGGTTTGGCGCGGACCGAGGATGGCCCGGTGTCGTCCACCTCGGCGCAGGGGTTCGCGGACTCGCCCACGCTAACCCGACCACAGCACAGCCCGACCATTCCCGGCGTGATCCTTGGCACCGCCGGATACATGAGCCCCGAGCAGGCCCGCGGCAAGTCCGTCGACAAGCGCTCCGACATCTTCTCCTTCGGGTGCGTGGTCTACGAGATGCTGACCGGCATCGGCCCGTTCGCCGGCGAAACCGTCACGGATTCACTGGGCGCGATTCTGCACCGGGAGCCGAGCTGGCCCCTGCTGCCGCCGGGCACACCGCCGCTGGTGCAGATGCTCTTGCGTCGCTGTCTGACGAAGGATCGCAAGCAGCGGCTCCACGACATCGGCGATGCGCGCATTGACCTTGATGCCAGCATTGCGGATCCCACCGGAACGAGCCTGCATCTCTCCGGCGCGGGCCTGGGCGCGGCCGCGGGGCGACCCTCAAGCGCATTGCGCTGGCTGCTGTGGACACTGGCCGCGGCGGTGCTGCTGCTCGGAAGCGGACTTGGGCTGATCCTTTCGCGCGGCGAATCCAGCTCGCCCACCAGGCCAATCGTGCGCTTCGACATCGAACCGCCCCCCGGGTACACGCTCGCTGCCTTCGGTGAAGGAATGGCTTCGCTGTGCATCAGCCCGGCCGGTGACAAAATCGTGTTCCAAGCGGAATCCGAAGGCACCTCAAAGCTCTTCCTTCGCACTCTCGGCTCCGCAGAGTCCACGCCTCTTCCGGGAACCGAGGAGGCCATCCTTCCCTTCTTTTCTCCCGATGGCCGTTGGCTCGGGTTCTTCGTTCAAAAGCAATTGATGAAATTACCGATCGCTGGCGGCCCGCCTCTGGCCATTTGTGAATCGAGCCTTGGCAGCACGGCCTGGCTCGACGATGGATCCATCGTCATCGGAAACTTCGACGGCGTGTGGCGCGTGAGCAGCGATGGAGGAAAACCGGCGCTGCTCTCCGCCGCCGGGCCATCCGAGCGCACTTCCGATGGGTCCGCCTCCGTGCTCGGCTACAACCGGGTGGTCGCCGTGCCGGGGGCGTCTTATGTGCTGGCCAGCGTGTGGGACGGCGACACGCTGCAGAGCTACTCCGTGGTGGCGGTGTCGCTTCAGGATGGCGCCAAGCGCCAGATCATCAAGAACGCCACCGACGCGCGATTCATCGCGCCCAACCACATTGTGTTTCTCCGCGAATCCACCCTGATCGCCGTTGCATTCGACCCCGTCCAATGCGTGGTCACCGGAGAAGAAGTCCAGGTCGTCGACGCGGTCCGCACATCGCGCTGGGCCGATGCCGCGGTCTGGGCGGCCTCGTCCAGCAACGGGAGCACGATGGCTTATGTGGCGGGCGGCCGGAGCGGGCCGGGGCGAAGGCTTGTGCGCGTGGACGCCGCGGGAAAATCCACCCCTCTGATGGACAATGCGGATTCGATCGTCGGCGGACTAAGTGTTTCGCCCGATGGACAAAATGTCGCCGTCGTCACGCTGCGCCAACGCGTGGAGCTGTGGTCGTGCAATCTCGAACGTCGTTCGTTGACGCTCGTCAATAAAATAGGCGAGAGCTGGTCTCCGGTGTGGACTCCCGACAGTGCGGCCATGATCTTCATGCAATCCATCCCCGGCCAGCGGGCCGAAGTCGTGAAAAAGCCGGTGGCGGGCGGTGTTGGCGGCTCTGCCGCCGCGTCCCTCGGCATCTCAAGCGAGGAAATTTTTCCATCCTGCATGACCCCGGACGGTTCGACGCTTCTCCTCAGCCAGCGCGGAACCACGAAGGATCCGGTCATAAAAAATTTCCAATTTCAATTGAATCAATCCGAGCCGAAACCCATGGAGCCGATTCCGGGAGCTCACGACGGGGAACATTCGTTCCATCTCTCGCCGGACGGCAAGCTTCTTGCGTTCGTGTCGGGCGAATCGGGGCGATCCGAAATTTTCCTGCGCACGTTCGGGGGGAACGGTCCTCGGCTGCAAATCACAACCGCGGGAGGATCCGAACCGCGATGGTCACGCGACGGGAAGAGGATTTTTTTCATTGACCCACGCGAGGTGATGCACGCCGTGGACATCGACACGACGGACGGACTCCGGTCTTCGCCGCCGGTCCGGCTCTTCGACCTGGCCCGCATTGCGACCACCGGGTTGTGGGGCGTGTACGACGCGCTGCCCGACGGGAGCTTTGTCATGGTCGAGCCGGCGGCGTGGGAGACGCAGCCCGCCAAGATCCGCGTGGTCCTGAACTGGTCCGAAGTGCTCCACCAATCGGCGCTTTCCAAAGCGATCCCGTGA